A stretch of Pseudomonas sp. LS.1a DNA encodes these proteins:
- a CDS encoding type II toxin-antitoxin system RelE family toxin, giving the protein MTYKLEFLPSAMKEWGKLGQTVREQIKKKLAERLQSPKVQADALRDLPNHYKIKLKASGYRLVYRVEDERIVVVVVSVGKRERSEVYRSAQKR; this is encoded by the coding sequence ATGACCTATAAACTCGAATTCCTGCCTTCGGCAATGAAAGAGTGGGGCAAGCTAGGCCAGACCGTGCGCGAACAGATCAAGAAAAAACTCGCCGAGCGCCTGCAGTCACCCAAGGTACAGGCCGACGCGCTGCGTGACCTGCCGAACCACTACAAAATCAAGCTCAAGGCCTCTGGATATCGCCTCGTCTATCGAGTCGAGGACGAGCGTATCGTTGTAGTGGTGGTATCGGTTGGCAAGCGCGAGCGTAGCGAGGTGTATCGATCCGCTCAGAAGCGGTAA
- a CDS encoding type II toxin-antitoxin system Phd/YefM family antitoxin: MQNIFADVAVSVSELKKNPSAVMTGAAGMPVAVLNHNRVMGYMVPAELYEAMMERLEDLELSELAKSRLGEQGVPVSLDDL; this comes from the coding sequence ATGCAAAACATATTCGCTGACGTGGCTGTAAGCGTGTCGGAACTGAAAAAGAACCCATCCGCGGTGATGACCGGCGCTGCGGGTATGCCCGTCGCCGTGCTCAATCACAACCGCGTGATGGGTTACATGGTGCCGGCCGAACTGTACGAGGCCATGATGGAACGCTTGGAAGATCTCGAATTGAGCGAACTGGCAAAGTCGAGGCTGGGTGAACAAGGCGTACCGGTTTCCCTGGATGACCTATAA
- a CDS encoding alkene reductase, whose translation MTQDPLFQPLQLGALNLPNRVLMPPMTRSRAAQPGDVPTALMAEYYAQRASAGLIVSEGTWISPLGKGYARTPGIHTQAQIDGWRLVTEAVHAAGGRIFAQLWHVGRLSHSSLLGGQAPVSSSAMQAEGVNVFIDNADGTPGFVQASKPRALSEAEIVEIIEQYRQAARNAMAAGFDGVELHAANGYLVNQFLDSGANDRTDRYGGSLENRLRFLDQVTRALVEGTGNAQRVGVRLAPLTTLNGCVDADPVTTYTAAAQRLGEIGISYLHIAEADWDDAPDMPVDFKQQLRAVFPGVMVYAGKYTGERARRALEEGWADLIGFGRPFVANPDLPARLKLNAPLAEHERATLFGGDAHGLTDYPALATA comes from the coding sequence ATGACTCAAGATCCGCTGTTCCAACCCCTGCAACTCGGCGCCCTGAACCTGCCCAACCGCGTACTGATGCCGCCGATGACCCGCTCCCGCGCCGCCCAGCCTGGCGATGTACCGACCGCGCTGATGGCCGAGTACTACGCACAACGCGCCAGTGCCGGGCTGATCGTCAGTGAAGGCACCTGGATCTCGCCGCTGGGCAAGGGCTACGCCCGCACCCCGGGCATTCACACCCAGGCGCAGATTGACGGCTGGCGCCTGGTCACCGAGGCGGTGCATGCCGCGGGCGGGCGCATCTTTGCCCAGCTCTGGCACGTCGGCCGCCTCAGCCACAGCAGCCTGCTCGGCGGCCAGGCACCGGTGTCGTCCTCGGCGATGCAAGCCGAAGGTGTGAATGTGTTCATCGACAATGCCGACGGCACCCCAGGCTTTGTCCAGGCCTCCAAACCGCGCGCGTTGAGCGAAGCGGAAATTGTCGAGATCATCGAGCAGTACCGCCAGGCCGCGCGCAATGCCATGGCGGCCGGTTTTGACGGTGTCGAGTTGCACGCGGCCAACGGTTACCTGGTCAACCAGTTCCTCGATTCTGGTGCCAACGACCGCACCGACCGCTACGGCGGCTCGCTGGAAAACCGCCTGCGTTTCCTCGACCAGGTCACCCGCGCGCTGGTCGAAGGCACGGGCAACGCTCAGCGCGTAGGCGTACGCCTGGCGCCGCTGACCACCCTCAATGGTTGTGTCGATGCCGACCCGGTCACCACCTATACCGCAGCGGCCCAGCGCCTGGGCGAAATCGGCATCAGCTACCTGCACATTGCCGAAGCCGACTGGGATGACGCGCCGGACATGCCGGTGGACTTCAAGCAACAACTGCGGGCGGTGTTCCCCGGGGTGATGGTGTATGCCGGCAAGTACACCGGCGAACGTGCACGGCGTGCGCTGGAGGAGGGCTGGGCTGACCTGATCGGTTTTGGCCGGCCATTCGTGGCCAACCCGGATCTGCCGGCACGGCTGAAGCTGAATGCGCCCTTGGCGGAACACGAACGGGCTACGTTGTTTGGCGGTGATGCCCATGGCCTGACCGACTACCCGGCACTGGCAACAGCCTGA
- a CDS encoding MFS transporter, whose translation MPLALLALTLAAFAIGTTEFVIVGLIPTIANDLAVTLPSAGLLVSLYALSVAIGAPLLTAMTGRVPRKLLLVGLMALFTAGNLVAWQAPSYESLIMARILTGLAHGVFFSVGSIIATSLVPKEKAASAIATMFSGMTVAFVTGIPLGTFIGQHFGWRVTFLVVAAFGLVALLGALLFVPKRIQHSQPAPLLRQLRVMLQPRLLLVYAMTAVGYGGSLVAFTFLAPILQDIAGFGANSVALVLLAYGVSVALGNIWGGRLADRKGPVKALSIIFLLLAMVLLALTFTAPHPVLVVVTVLAWGAVAFGNVPGLQVYVVQQAEKVAPDAVDVAAGFNMAAFNLGVAGGSWGGAQVVQQLGLGHTPWIAALVTLGALALTLYSGRLDRRVPAQPQPVVSRA comes from the coding sequence ATGCCTCTCGCCTTGTTAGCCCTGACCTTGGCGGCCTTCGCCATCGGCACCACGGAGTTCGTGATCGTCGGCCTCATCCCGACCATCGCCAATGACCTGGCGGTCACCCTGCCTTCGGCCGGCCTGCTGGTCAGCCTTTACGCCCTCAGCGTCGCCATCGGCGCACCCCTGCTCACCGCCATGACCGGCCGCGTACCGCGCAAGCTGTTGCTGGTCGGCCTGATGGCGCTGTTCACCGCCGGTAACCTGGTGGCCTGGCAGGCGCCCAGCTACGAATCGCTGATCATGGCGCGCATCCTCACCGGCCTGGCCCACGGGGTGTTCTTCTCGGTCGGCTCGATCATCGCCACCAGCCTGGTGCCGAAAGAAAAAGCCGCCAGCGCCATCGCCACCATGTTCAGTGGCATGACCGTGGCCTTCGTCACCGGCATTCCGCTGGGTACCTTCATCGGCCAGCACTTCGGCTGGCGCGTGACCTTCCTGGTGGTGGCCGCGTTCGGCCTGGTGGCGCTGCTCGGCGCGCTGCTGTTCGTGCCCAAGCGCATCCAGCACAGCCAGCCGGCACCGCTGCTGCGCCAATTGCGGGTGATGCTGCAACCGCGCCTGCTGCTGGTGTATGCCATGACCGCCGTGGGTTACGGCGGCTCGCTGGTCGCCTTCACCTTCCTTGCCCCGATCCTGCAGGACATCGCCGGCTTCGGCGCCAACAGCGTTGCCCTGGTGCTGCTCGCCTACGGCGTATCGGTTGCCCTGGGCAACATCTGGGGCGGCCGCCTGGCCGACCGCAAAGGCCCGGTCAAGGCACTGTCGATCATCTTCCTGCTGCTGGCCATGGTGCTGCTCGCGCTGACCTTCACCGCGCCGCATCCGGTGCTGGTGGTAGTGACCGTGCTGGCCTGGGGCGCAGTGGCCTTCGGCAATGTGCCGGGCCTGCAGGTGTACGTAGTGCAGCAGGCGGAAAAGGTCGCCCCCGATGCCGTCGACGTGGCCGCCGGTTTCAACATGGCCGCCTTCAACCTGGGTGTGGCCGGTGGTTCCTGGGGCGGTGCCCAGGTGGTGCAGCAACTCGGCCTCGGCCACACCCCCTGGATCGCCGCACTGGTCACCCTCGGAGCCCTGGCCCTGACCCTGTACAGCGGCCGTCTCGACCGCCGCGTGCCTGCCCAGCCACAACCTGTCGTCAGCCGCGCCTGA
- a CDS encoding LysR family transcriptional regulator: protein MQDLRQLRYFVAVAECENVGRAAEQLHISQSPLSRQIAQLEDNLGLALFERRNQRLYLTRDGRTFLTEARGLLKHAERLESLGKRLGRGEEGGLCIGYINHAIHAGVLPGAVRAIRGERPNIHIALYNMPPNEQFEGLRQRSLDIALVCEPPPKNDPDLRGQPVLDDPLLLAIPAAHPLASKARLTPADLHEQEWIITGGQPDQVNKRDDFIARCGDAGFTPRLSLEATDPLSVLGLVSAGLGLAMVQSSLSASAGPTVVLRKLDWFQPSEQLWAVWHQVDLRPIVGIFRERVLALAEEGLDKSM from the coding sequence ATGCAAGATCTACGTCAGTTGCGTTACTTCGTGGCCGTCGCCGAATGCGAGAACGTCGGCCGGGCCGCCGAGCAGCTGCATATTTCCCAATCTCCCCTCAGCCGGCAGATCGCCCAGCTGGAGGACAACCTGGGCCTGGCCCTGTTCGAACGGCGCAACCAGCGCCTGTACCTGACCAGGGACGGGCGCACCTTCCTGACCGAGGCACGTGGCCTGCTCAAGCATGCCGAGCGCCTGGAATCGCTGGGCAAGCGCCTGGGCCGCGGCGAGGAAGGCGGGCTGTGCATCGGTTACATCAACCACGCCATTCATGCCGGCGTGCTGCCTGGCGCGGTGCGGGCCATTCGTGGCGAGCGCCCGAACATTCACATTGCGCTGTACAACATGCCCCCCAACGAGCAGTTCGAAGGCCTGCGTCAGCGCAGCCTGGACATTGCCCTGGTCTGCGAGCCGCCGCCAAAGAACGACCCCGACCTGCGCGGCCAGCCGGTACTGGACGACCCGTTGTTGCTGGCCATCCCGGCCGCGCACCCGCTGGCCAGCAAGGCCCGGCTGACCCCCGCCGACCTGCATGAGCAGGAATGGATCATCACCGGTGGTCAGCCCGACCAGGTCAACAAGCGCGACGATTTCATTGCCCGTTGTGGTGATGCCGGTTTCACCCCGCGCCTGTCGCTGGAGGCTACCGACCCGCTGAGCGTACTCGGCCTGGTGTCCGCCGGCCTGGGCCTGGCCATGGTGCAAAGCAGCCTGTCGGCCAGCGCCGGGCCAACCGTGGTGCTGCGCAAGCTGGACTGGTTCCAGCCCAGCGAGCAGTTGTGGGCGGTCTGGCACCAGGTCGACTTGCGGCCAATCGTGGGCATTTTCCGCGAGCGGGTGCTGGCATTGGCCGAGGAAGGGCTTGATAAGTCCATGTAG
- a CDS encoding SDR family NAD(P)-dependent oxidoreductase, whose protein sequence is MNIDLGGRTAIISGSTGGIGLAIARGLARANADVVIAGRSQKSLDAALAELREQGGSGQIHGVVADLGTAAGADTLFAAHPRADILVNNLGIYDDVDFFDVADSEWTRFYDTNVLSGVRLARHYAPGMVEKGWGRILFISSESGIAIPADMINYGVTKAANLAVSHGLAKRLAGTGVTVNAVLPGPTLTDGVAALVADAAQASGRSIREEADNFVRTARPSSIIQRAADVDEVAHLAVYLASPYSSATTGAALRVDGGVVDSLAI, encoded by the coding sequence ATGAACATCGACCTCGGCGGACGCACCGCCATCATCAGCGGCTCGACCGGCGGTATTGGCCTGGCTATCGCCCGCGGCCTGGCCCGCGCAAACGCCGACGTAGTCATTGCCGGCCGCAGCCAGAAGTCGCTGGATGCCGCCCTGGCCGAACTGCGCGAGCAAGGTGGGAGTGGGCAGATCCACGGCGTGGTCGCCGACCTGGGCACCGCCGCCGGTGCCGACACCCTGTTCGCCGCCCACCCACGGGCCGACATTCTGGTCAACAACCTGGGCATCTACGACGACGTCGACTTCTTCGACGTGGCCGACAGCGAGTGGACGCGCTTCTACGACACCAACGTGCTGAGCGGCGTGCGTCTGGCCCGTCACTATGCCCCGGGCATGGTCGAGAAAGGTTGGGGGCGGATCCTGTTCATCTCCTCGGAATCGGGCATCGCCATCCCTGCCGACATGATCAACTACGGCGTCACCAAGGCTGCCAACCTGGCGGTATCGCATGGCCTGGCCAAGCGCCTGGCCGGCACCGGGGTAACCGTGAACGCAGTACTGCCCGGCCCAACCCTGACCGACGGCGTGGCTGCGCTGGTAGCCGATGCAGCCCAGGCGTCCGGGCGCAGCATTCGTGAAGAAGCCGACAACTTCGTGCGTACCGCACGGCCGAGCTCGATCATCCAGCGCGCCGCCGATGTCGACGAAGTCGCCCACCTGGCGGTGTACCTCGCCTCCCCTTACTCCTCCGCCACCACCGGCGCAGCGCTGCGGGTCGACGGCGGCGTGGTCGACAGCCTGGCTATCTGA
- a CDS encoding WYL domain-containing protein: MPSHPTRHTIARQWQLLKLLPGRHPGMSSTQLQAALITVGHITSKRTVERDLVELAALFPLQCNSKGMPYGWYWQPGLSLGEAQQLQPDALTPPEQVELHAWVDAALARRLEASPLSADMQLTPQADGGATLVATVDDNRALMGWLLSQAGSIRVQAPQALRQAMLEQLRQSLALHESGC, from the coding sequence TTGCCCAGCCACCCTACCCGTCACACCATCGCCCGCCAGTGGCAGTTGCTCAAGCTGCTGCCCGGCCGTCACCCAGGGATGAGTTCCACCCAGCTGCAGGCGGCCCTGATAACCGTTGGCCATATCACCAGCAAACGCACCGTCGAACGCGACCTGGTCGAGCTCGCGGCGCTGTTCCCGCTGCAGTGCAACAGCAAAGGCATGCCCTACGGCTGGTACTGGCAACCGGGCCTGAGCCTGGGTGAAGCGCAGCAGCTGCAGCCCGATGCGCTCACACCCCCGGAACAGGTTGAGTTGCACGCCTGGGTCGATGCTGCGCTTGCCAGGCGCCTGGAAGCGTCGCCACTGTCGGCAGATATGCAACTGACGCCGCAAGCGGACGGCGGCGCCACGCTGGTCGCCACCGTCGACGACAACCGCGCGCTGATGGGCTGGCTGCTGTCCCAGGCCGGCTCGATCCGCGTGCAGGCGCCGCAGGCACTGCGCCAGGCCATGCTCGAACAGTTGCGCCAGAGCCTGGCGCTGCACGAGAGTGGTTGTTGA
- a CDS encoding cyclase family protein, whose protein sequence is MKRFKPLLLAVALASTAQATLAADWQTSPYGKQDEIGAANLLTPEVVRQAVGLVKTGKTYPLAVPVSKDLPAFRHRSFHLYNIQPGEQAGQTLGRNKFTFNDELVNGWTGVGTQLNGIGHIGIDNVYYNGNKAADFVTVEGVTKLGVEKVPPMVTRGVVLDMTAHYGKAIVPGGTSITVDDIKAVLKKEGITLRKGDVVLFNTGWLELIGKDNQQFLATEPGIDLPAAEWLADQGIVAFGGDTWASEVYPNPTGEEFPVNQFMLAKRGIYNLELIDTRALVKDKAFEFLFVLGQPLYKGSTQVNINPVAIH, encoded by the coding sequence ATGAAACGCTTCAAGCCCCTGCTGCTCGCCGTCGCCCTGGCGAGCACTGCCCAGGCCACCCTGGCCGCCGACTGGCAGACCTCGCCCTACGGCAAACAGGATGAAATCGGCGCCGCCAACCTGCTCACTCCCGAAGTGGTCAGGCAGGCGGTCGGCCTGGTCAAGACCGGCAAGACCTACCCGCTGGCCGTGCCGGTGAGCAAGGACCTGCCAGCCTTCCGCCACCGCAGCTTCCACCTGTACAACATCCAGCCCGGCGAGCAGGCTGGCCAGACCCTGGGCCGCAACAAGTTCACGTTCAACGATGAACTGGTCAACGGTTGGACCGGCGTCGGCACCCAGCTCAACGGCATCGGCCACATCGGTATCGACAACGTCTACTACAACGGCAACAAGGCGGCCGACTTCGTCACCGTCGAAGGCGTGACCAAGCTGGGTGTGGAGAAAGTACCGCCCATGGTCACCCGCGGCGTGGTGCTGGACATGACCGCTCACTACGGCAAAGCCATCGTGCCGGGCGGCACCTCGATCACCGTCGATGACATCAAGGCCGTGCTGAAGAAAGAAGGCATTACCCTGCGCAAGGGTGACGTGGTGCTGTTCAACACCGGTTGGCTGGAACTGATCGGCAAGGACAACCAGCAGTTCCTCGCCACCGAACCGGGCATCGACCTGCCGGCGGCCGAGTGGCTGGCGGACCAGGGCATCGTTGCCTTTGGTGGCGACACCTGGGCGTCGGAGGTGTACCCGAACCCGACCGGTGAAGAATTCCCGGTCAACCAGTTCATGCTGGCCAAGCGTGGCATCTACAACCTTGAGCTGATCGACACCCGCGCGCTGGTGAAGGACAAGGCGTTCGAGTTCCTGTTCGTGCTTGGGCAGCCGCTGTACAAGGGCTCGACCCAGGTGAACATCAACCCCGTAGCGATTCACTGA
- a CDS encoding SDR family oxidoreductase yields MDLGITGRWAIVCAASQGLGKGCAEALGKEGVNLVINARTQATLEQTAAELRAACPGIEVRTVAGDVADAEVRQALLAACPQVDILVNNAGGPPPGDFRDWGREDWLKALDANMLTPIELIKAVVDGMAERGFGRVVNITSGAVKAPIDILGLSNGARSGLTGFIAGLARQQRLAGSNVTLNNLLPGAFDTARLQKTLKAAGGDVEATAQSRRKAIPAARFGSADEFGAYCAFLCSAHAGYITGQNLLIDGGAYPGTF; encoded by the coding sequence ATGGATCTAGGCATTACCGGCCGCTGGGCCATCGTCTGCGCGGCCAGCCAGGGCCTGGGCAAAGGCTGCGCCGAAGCGCTGGGCAAAGAAGGCGTCAACCTGGTCATCAATGCCCGCACCCAGGCCACCCTGGAGCAGACCGCTGCCGAGTTGCGCGCGGCCTGCCCGGGCATCGAGGTGCGCACCGTGGCCGGGGATGTCGCCGACGCCGAGGTGCGCCAGGCGCTGCTGGCAGCCTGCCCGCAGGTGGATATCCTGGTCAACAACGCCGGAGGCCCGCCACCGGGTGACTTCCGTGACTGGGGGCGTGAGGACTGGCTGAAGGCACTGGACGCCAACATGCTTACCCCCATCGAGCTGATCAAGGCGGTGGTCGATGGCATGGCCGAGCGCGGGTTCGGCCGGGTGGTGAACATCACCTCCGGTGCGGTGAAGGCGCCGATCGATATTCTTGGCTTGTCCAATGGCGCACGCAGTGGCCTGACCGGCTTCATCGCCGGCCTGGCCCGTCAGCAGCGCCTGGCGGGCAGTAACGTGACGCTGAATAATCTGCTGCCGGGGGCGTTCGACACAGCGCGCCTGCAGAAGACCTTGAAGGCGGCAGGTGGCGATGTAGAAGCCACCGCACAGTCCCGGCGCAAGGCTATCCCGGCGGCGCGCTTTGGTAGTGCCGATGAGTTCGGCGCCTACTGCGCGTTCCTGTGCAGTGCGCATGCCGGGTACATCACCGGGCAGAACCTGCTGATCGATGGCGGGGCGTATCCCGGTACCTTCTGA
- a CDS encoding NIPSNAP family protein, with protein sequence MFYEMRTYTLHIGKMKQYLEHFEKEGLPVISRYAKLVGWWYTEIGELNQVVHIWAYESLDDRIERRAALYRDADWLERFIPVAFPMLVRMESKLLMPAAFSPIQ encoded by the coding sequence ATGTTCTATGAAATGCGTACCTACACCCTGCACATCGGCAAGATGAAGCAATACCTGGAGCACTTCGAAAAGGAAGGCTTGCCGGTGATCTCACGCTACGCCAAGCTGGTGGGCTGGTGGTATACCGAGATTGGCGAACTGAACCAGGTGGTGCACATCTGGGCCTACGAGAGCCTTGACGACCGCATCGAGCGCCGCGCCGCCCTGTACCGCGATGCGGACTGGCTGGAGCGCTTCATCCCGGTGGCCTTTCCGATGCTGGTGCGGATGGAATCGAAGCTGTTGATGCCTGCCGCGTTTTCGCCGATCCAGTGA
- a CDS encoding iron-containing alcohol dehydrogenase, protein MSQFQFHFPTLAKCGAGLADQAGALLKPYLDGPLLVVTDQGLIDAGILAGFFASLEQAGIDYQLFSDVEANPSTDVLDAAVALLKARNCTSVIGVGGGSSIDTAKGVAAMATNPGNILDYEGYDKLTQPPLPIFAIPTTSGTGSECTASTVFTNKRTLFKTVIVSPRLFPRLAILDPALTLKLPAAITAATGMDALTHAIESYVSRQANPISQAMALQAIRMIAGSLEKTYFVGTDMDAREQMLLGSFLAGVAFSQSRLGNVHAISHTFGGVFNIPHGIANAALLPYVIKFNLPACPERFRDIAIALGADVTGLSVEQAAARTVEAVVALNQAIGIPATIRELGVDLEFLPQMVSDSMRSGNVLVNPRLTTARDVERLITDAYHGNL, encoded by the coding sequence ATGAGCCAATTCCAGTTCCATTTCCCCACCCTTGCCAAATGTGGCGCGGGCCTGGCCGACCAGGCCGGTGCGCTGCTCAAACCGTACCTGGACGGCCCCCTGCTGGTGGTCACCGACCAGGGCCTGATCGACGCTGGCATCCTGGCCGGTTTCTTCGCCTCGCTGGAGCAGGCGGGTATCGACTACCAGCTGTTTTCAGACGTTGAAGCCAACCCCAGCACCGACGTGCTGGACGCTGCCGTCGCACTGCTGAAAGCGCGCAATTGCACCTCTGTGATCGGCGTGGGCGGCGGTAGTAGCATCGACACCGCCAAGGGCGTGGCGGCGATGGCCACCAACCCTGGCAACATCCTCGACTACGAGGGTTACGACAAACTGACCCAGCCACCGCTGCCGATCTTCGCCATCCCGACTACCTCCGGTACCGGCAGCGAATGCACCGCGTCGACCGTGTTCACCAACAAGCGCACGCTGTTCAAGACGGTGATCGTCAGCCCGCGGCTGTTCCCGCGCCTGGCCATTCTCGACCCGGCACTGACCCTGAAACTGCCCGCGGCCATCACCGCCGCCACCGGCATGGATGCGCTGACCCACGCCATCGAGTCGTATGTGTCGCGCCAGGCCAACCCGATCAGCCAGGCCATGGCCCTGCAAGCCATTCGCATGATTGCCGGCAGCCTGGAAAAAACCTACTTCGTCGGCACCGACATGGACGCCCGCGAGCAGATGCTGCTCGGCTCGTTCCTGGCCGGGGTGGCGTTCTCGCAATCCAGGCTGGGCAACGTGCATGCCATTTCCCATACCTTCGGTGGGGTGTTCAACATTCCCCATGGCATCGCCAACGCCGCCCTGCTGCCTTACGTGATCAAGTTCAACCTGCCGGCCTGCCCGGAGCGCTTCCGCGACATCGCCATTGCCCTGGGCGCCGATGTGACCGGGCTCAGCGTGGAGCAGGCCGCGGCGCGCACGGTAGAGGCGGTGGTGGCCCTGAACCAGGCCATCGGCATTCCCGCGACCATCCGTGAACTGGGTGTGGACCTGGAGTTCCTGCCGCAGATGGTCAGCGACTCGATGCGCAGCGGCAACGTGCTGGTCAACCCACGCCTGACCACGGCGCGCGATGTCGAGCGCCTGATCACCGACGCCTACCACGGCAACCTCTGA
- a CDS encoding MFS transporter, whose amino-acid sequence MKTIPSPADLALPAAAPMTTVRWRIFLILLLLTAINYIDRASLSVALPLIAPEFNLTPAMEGLMLSAFFWSYALMQIPGGLLLDRFHTRGIIGAATVAWGLFQALGAASHNWLVLLLTRIGLGVAESPIMPAGAKLNGAWLTPNERGRGAVLVDGGAPLGSALGAILISGLIAWLGSWRLAFVVAGVGTVLAGILAWKYIRNHPSEHPGVNEAELRHITEGNASAHAAAAKASLPLRELLKDRSIFAMFAGYSCILAVFYGLLTWMPSYLHKAHGLNISAMGGATFLIFMCGFVGELIGGWIGDRWRASGASPNLVMRTLFSGSALVAAVCILAAAYAGETVAVISLLCVAMFFIRWCGMYWCLPAIIGGPSRTGVLGGTMNFCGNMAGVLVPIVIGLIVQFTGDYFFALIFFVVAAVLIAVFSSLIDYRERQF is encoded by the coding sequence ATGAAGACCATCCCCTCCCCGGCCGACCTGGCGCTGCCCGCCGCGGCCCCGATGACCACGGTGCGCTGGCGCATCTTCCTGATCCTGTTGCTGCTGACCGCAATCAACTACATCGACCGCGCCTCGCTGTCGGTGGCGCTGCCGCTGATCGCCCCCGAATTCAACCTGACACCGGCCATGGAAGGGCTGATGCTCAGTGCGTTCTTCTGGTCGTATGCCTTGATGCAGATCCCTGGCGGCCTGCTGCTGGACCGCTTCCACACCCGCGGCATCATTGGCGCGGCAACCGTGGCCTGGGGCCTGTTCCAGGCGCTGGGCGCGGCCTCGCACAACTGGCTGGTACTGCTACTGACGCGCATCGGCCTGGGCGTGGCCGAGTCGCCGATCATGCCCGCCGGGGCCAAGCTCAATGGTGCCTGGCTGACGCCTAACGAACGTGGCCGTGGCGCAGTACTGGTGGACGGCGGCGCGCCGCTGGGCAGCGCCCTGGGGGCGATCCTGATTTCCGGGTTGATTGCCTGGCTGGGCTCTTGGCGATTGGCCTTCGTGGTGGCGGGGGTCGGTACCGTACTGGCCGGCATCCTGGCGTGGAAGTACATCCGCAACCACCCCAGCGAGCACCCAGGGGTGAACGAGGCCGAGCTGCGCCACATCACCGAAGGCAACGCCAGCGCCCATGCCGCGGCAGCCAAGGCCAGCCTGCCGCTGCGCGAGCTGCTCAAGGACCGTTCGATCTTTGCCATGTTCGCCGGCTACAGCTGCATCCTGGCGGTGTTCTATGGCCTGCTGACCTGGATGCCAAGCTACCTGCACAAGGCCCACGGCCTGAACATCTCGGCCATGGGTGGGGCGACCTTCCTGATCTTCATGTGCGGGTTTGTCGGCGAGCTGATCGGCGGCTGGATCGGTGACCGCTGGCGGGCCAGCGGTGCCTCGCCGAACCTGGTGATGCGCACCCTGTTCAGCGGTTCGGCGCTGGTGGCAGCGGTGTGCATCCTGGCAGCAGCCTATGCGGGCGAAACCGTCGCGGTGATCAGCCTGCTGTGCGTGGCGATGTTCTTCATCCGTTGGTGCGGGATGTACTGGTGCCTGCCGGCGATCATCGGCGGGCCGTCGCGCACCGGCGTGCTGGGTGGCACCATGAACTTCTGCGGCAACATGGCCGGGGTGCTGGTACCGATCGTGATCGGGCTGATCGTGCAGTTCACCGGGGATTACTTCTTTGCGCTGATCTTCTTCGTGGTGGCGGCGGTGTTGATTGCGGTGTTTTCCAGCTTGATCGATTACCGCGAGCGGCAGTTCTGA
- a CDS encoding LysR family transcriptional regulator, whose product MIPSLDSIFSRLRLRQLRLLIELDRCGSLHKAAEAMAISQPGATKALREVEEVLGVPLFQRLPSGLVANDVGRCVVRYARLIHSDLGHLREEVLGIVQGQGGRLAVGSIMGAMPTLVGALGRLRSRQPQLAVEIAENTSANLLAQLDEGRLDLAICRPGLGRNAADYAFVELAQEPLAVVAHPRHPLAGVAALEVGDLSQYRWIVYPANMPMRQALERELSEAGVEVPRYPLETFSTFATFMLLEDDPTLVAVIPSAVAAFAEQRGLLVSLAVQLRALSEPFGIVHRVAAPLSPAARLLVEELTAG is encoded by the coding sequence ATGATCCCTTCCCTGGACTCCATTTTCTCCCGCCTGCGCCTGCGTCAGTTACGCCTGCTCATCGAACTGGACCGCTGCGGCTCCCTGCACAAGGCGGCCGAGGCCATGGCGATTTCCCAGCCCGGGGCCACCAAGGCCTTGCGCGAGGTAGAGGAGGTGCTGGGTGTGCCGTTGTTCCAGCGCCTGCCCAGCGGGCTGGTGGCCAATGACGTAGGTCGTTGCGTGGTGCGTTATGCGCGGTTGATCCACAGCGACCTGGGGCACTTGCGCGAAGAGGTGCTGGGCATTGTCCAGGGCCAGGGCGGGCGGCTGGCGGTAGGCAGCATCATGGGTGCCATGCCGACCCTGGTCGGCGCCCTCGGGCGGCTGCGCAGCAGGCAGCCGCAACTGGCGGTGGAGATCGCCGAAAACACCAGTGCCAACCTGCTGGCCCAGCTCGATGAAGGGCGCCTGGACCTGGCCATCTGCCGGCCAGGGCTGGGCCGCAACGCGGCAGACTATGCCTTTGTCGAACTGGCCCAGGAGCCGCTGGCGGTGGTCGCGCACCCACGGCACCCGCTGGCCGGGGTAGCGGCGCTGGAAGTCGGCGACCTGAGCCAGTACCGCTGGATTGTCTACCCGGCCAACATGCCCATGCGCCAGGCGCTGGAGCGTGAGTTGAGCGAAGCGGGGGTGGAGGTGCCACGCTACCCGCTGGAAACCTTCTCCACCTTCGCCACCTTCATGCTGCTGGAGGATGACCCGACGCTGGTGGCGGTGATCCCCAGCGCGGTGGCGGCCTTTGCCGAGCAGCGCGGCTTGCTGGTGTCGCTGGCAGTGCAGCTGCGGGCACTGAGCGAGCCGTTCGGCATCGTGCACCGGGTGGCAGCGCCGCTGTCACCGGCGGCGCGCTTGCTGGTAGAGGAGTTGACTGCCGGTTGA